A single genomic interval of Bos indicus isolate NIAB-ARS_2022 breed Sahiwal x Tharparkar chromosome 5, NIAB-ARS_B.indTharparkar_mat_pri_1.0, whole genome shotgun sequence harbors:
- the APOBEC1 gene encoding C->U-editing enzyme APOBEC-1, with protein sequence MASDRGPSAGDPTLRRRIEPWEFEFSFDPRKFCKEACLLYEIQWGNNRDVWRHSGKNTTKHVERNFIEKIASERYFCPSIRCFIFWYLSWSPCWECSKAIREFLNQHPNVTLVIYIARLFQHMDPQNRQGLKDLVQSGVTIQVMRAPEYEYCWRNFVNYPRGKEAHWPRYPPLWMNLYALELYCIILGLPPCLHISRRYQNQLIVFRLTLQNCHYQMIPPYILLAMGMIQLPMTWR encoded by the exons GTCCTTCAGCGGGAGATCCCACATTGAG GAGAAGAATTGAACCCTGGGAATTTGAATTCTCCTTTGACCccagaaaattctgtaaagaggCCTGTCTGCTCTATGAAATCCAATGGGGCAACAACCGGGACGTCTGGCGACACTCGGGCAAAAACACCACCAAGCATGTTGAACgcaattttatagaaaaaattgcTTCAGAAAGATATTTTTGCCCATCCATCCGCTGCTTCATCTTCTGGTACTTGTCCTGGAGTCCCTGCTGGGAATGCTCCAAGGCCATTAGAGAATTTTTGAATCAGCATCCTAACGTGACCCTAGTTATTTACATAGCACGGCTTTTCCAGCACATGGATCCGCAAAACCGGCAAGGACTCAAAGACCTGGTTCAGAGCGGTGTGACTATCCAAGTCATGAGAGCCCCAG AGTATGAGTACTGCTGGAGGAATTTTGTCAACTACCCCCGTGGGAAAGAAGCTCACTGGCCAAGATATCCCCCTCTGTGGATGAACTTGTATGCACTGGAACTCTACTGTATCATTTTA ggTCTCCCTCCCTGCTTACATATTTCAAGAAGATATCAGAATCAGCTCATAGTGTTCAGACTTACTCTTCAAAATTGTCATTACCAAATGATTCCACCCTATATCCTTTTAGCGATGGGGATGATACAACTTCCTATGACTTGGAGATGA